The Pocillopora verrucosa isolate sample1 chromosome 2, ASM3666991v2, whole genome shotgun sequence genome has a segment encoding these proteins:
- the LOC131796115 gene encoding uncharacterized protein has translation MSTFLFNLVVDWIMHRTTEDQVRGIRWTPFSYLEDLDYADDLALLSHTHTHTHTHIQEKTHRLNTFAKQVGLNISSKKTEIMALNANNTRPVQIENEELPYTDRFTYLGSIISRDGGTDLDIQSRLNKARNSLNMMNKVWRSSTYSARTKLKLYHSCVLTTLLYGSECWHLTEKDLSKLSTFHTKSLRRILRIFWPNVISNKDLFEWCGTESMATILMRRHWRWIGHVTRQEASIAKTAMHWTPEGKRKWGHPKITW, from the coding sequence ATGTCTACATTTCTTTTCAACCTTGTTGTGGACTGGATCATGCATCGCACCACTGAAGATCAGGTCAGGGGAATCAGATGGACACCTTTCTCCTACCTAGAAGACCTGGACTACGCAGACGATCTAGCCTTACTATCACACACccacacccacacccacacCCACATACAAGAGAAGACGCATCGCCTCAACACCTTTGCAAAGCAAGTTGGCCTGAACATCAGCAGCAAGAAGACTGAAATTATGGCACTGAATGCTAACAACACACGACCAGTCCAGATTGAAAACGAAGAGCTTCCTTACACAGACAGATTTACCTACCTCGGCAGTATCATCAGTAGGGATGGAGGAACTGACCTGGACATCCAGAGCCGTCTCAACAAGGCCAGAAATTCGCTCAATATGATGAATAAGGTATGGCGTTCTTCCACCTATAGTGCTCGTACCAAACTGAAGCTCTATCATAGCTGCGTCCTTACAACCCTCCTGTATGGCTCAGAATGTTGGCACTTAACGGAGAAGGATCTATCAAAACTCTCCACTTTTCACACCAAAAGCCTTCGGCGTATTTTACGTATCTTTTGGCCTAATGTCATTTCCAACAAAGATCTTTTTGAATGGTGTGGAACCGAATCAATGGCTACCATCCTGATGAGGAGACACTGGAGGTGGATTGGCCATGTCACCCGCCAAGAAGCTTCCATTGCAAAAACTGCTATGCATTGGACGCCAGAAGGGAAACGCAAGTGGGGTCATCCCAAGATCACATGGTGA
- the LOC136279215 gene encoding uncharacterized protein, translating into MKHLCRHVCATYMVLLAGDIQENPGPVTDACAVCTKGCRKNQMAIQCDSCDKWFHAKCISMKRTEYDKLCEPSLAWECITCLSPYGGTAVYNKISSIPGYPVSKNANGVEITIVKLAAIPHITIIGVYRSPRVAIRQMCTAMMQLLVLHSSEFNIFIGDFNVNWLNEKERIPLYNAMEEQKEGIVGFLHNVSPTKKSSKTSYFDMSIQTTNGLVRGVCFSGSKQEHFDQMSKKKSPIKLRNFRIERAGDATTVLMNNNVLLEPTKETPFSRIELPSFAYLVDPHGAIKVTLWEQFCGLEEGKTYNFQNLQVKKEYNSNGVYLSTPKTGCTITEVEPFSQPLINPAELPQNFTNTTAAAEILGVQSVDAYQSCCNCNKKLVIETSPILTCSTCGLKQNMKSTIEQCYVQLLVQIKESKITVTLFNDILHDMLASQGKSTLPITEETITAFLLELPTITSITFNNKTKIVESVQI; encoded by the exons ATGAAGCACTTGTGCCGCCATGTCTGCGCAACTTACATGGTTCTGTTAGCAGGAGATATACAGGAGAATCCAGGGCCGGTAACGGATGCTTGTGCTGTTTGCACTAAAGGATGCCGAAAGAATCAGATGGCGATACAATGCGATTCATGCGACAAGTGGTTTCATGCTAAGTGTATCAGTATGAAGAGAACAGAATATGATAAACTTTGTGAACCTTCTCTGGCTTGGGAATGCATAACTTGTTTATCGCCTTATGGTGGAACAGCAGTGTATAATAAAATTTCATCCATTCCTGGATATCCAGTTTCTAAGAATGCtaatggtgttgaaataactaTTGTTAAACTTGCAGCAATTCCACATATTACCATAATAGGTGTATATCGTTCACCAAGAGTGGCAATTCGGCAAATGTGTACAGCAATGATGCAACTTCTTGTCCTTCATAGTTCagaattcaatatttttattggaGATTTTAATGTAAACTGGTTGaatgagaaagaaagaattccCCTTTATAAT gcaatggaagaacaaaaagaagggattgttggtttcttacacaatgtgtctccaactaaaaaaagtagcaagacATCTTACTTTGACATGTCCATACAAACCACCAATGGCTTAGTAAGAGGAGTCTGCTTCTCCggaagtaaacaggaacactttgatcaaatgagcaaaaagaaatctccaataaaacttcgaaattttagaattgaaagagCAGGAGATGCAACCACAgtactgatgaataacaatGTACTGTTAGAGCCTACAAAAGAAACACCTTTTTCACGAATTGAGTTGCCAAGT tttgcctATCTTGTGGACCCACATGGAGCTATTAAGGTGACACTTTGGGAACAATTCTGTGGAttagaagaaggaaaaacttatAACTTTCAAAATCTCCAAGTAAAGAAGGAGTACAACTCAAATGGCGTATATTTGAGTACCCCCAAAACAGGGTGCACAATTACAGAAGTTGAGCCATTTTCACAACCTCTCATTAATCCTGCTGAGCTACCTCAGAACTTTACCaatacaacagcagcagcagaaaTACTTGGAGTGCAAAGTGTCGATGCATATCAATCCTGCtgcaactgtaacaaaaagctGGTAATAGAGACGTCTCCCATACTAACCTGTTCAACTTGTGGGCTCAAGCAGAATATGAAGTCCACCATTGAACAATGTTATGTACAACTACtggtacaaattaaagaatcgaaGATCACAGTGACCCTGTTCAACGACATCCTGCATGATATGCTAGCGTCACAAGGAAAGAGCACTCTTCCGATCACTGAAGAAACCATAACTGCCTTTCTTCTAGAGTTACCAACTATAACCAGCATAacattcaacaacaaaacaaaaatagtggagtcagtgcaaatctga